From a single Salmo salar chromosome ssa22, Ssal_v3.1, whole genome shotgun sequence genomic region:
- the LOC106582921 gene encoding netrin-4 isoform X2, whose translation MLAINCALILALMQSGTASRCVDHACSPPMGNLASGRSLTSLSGCCGNGSQHSPCPTPLHPCPVDLHPPAHMVDDPFLHPATWWASGVGTDQEEEVRLDLETRFCLTHVVLLFHSPRPAAMAMERSQDFGRTWETLKLFAQNCSLAFGLPDDTGQPGSLCTSRYSSAKPCSRGEVIFRILGPGGLVDPYSPEGLSQLTLTNLRLRLLKAQTCPLSVAPSTSSSSIGLSYPPTDLNLPLLPSPQPSSEPPASAPFAIYTFLARGTCLCHGHSEHCLHSGGQDTLKDMVPGRCVCTHHTAGQHCERCAPLYNDRPWRAANGSSGEPHPCHKCECYGHAASCHFSQRAWLSSGATSGGVCDECRHNTAGRRCQRCRHGYHRHPAMHLGSSHICTRCWCDPLGSLPASSGEEGPWCHPRSGQCHCRPGVGGTGCSHCLPGYWGFGEEGCKPCACPQNCDPHTGLCLDSYANNQVFNVPMGGKIPDMDHALTSEGEAVWSKELAVSAMHYTGKCSCKERKLRSVSDLCKTKHAYVIKASVLSAHDKGSHAEVQVKVRKVLRSGQVPLSHGTHSLYPISWTIRGCTCPILNPGVEYMLAGPEEAGTGRLLVTMQSVVVPWTSQLGAHISEGLRQGCP comes from the exons ATGCTGGCGATTAACTGCGCTTTAATTTTAGCGCTCATGCAAAGCGGGACAG CCTCCAGGTGTGTAGACCATGCCTGCAGTCCTCCCATGGGCAACCTGGCCAGTGGCAGGAGCCTCACATCCCTCTCAGGCTGCTGTGGGAATGGGTCCCAACACTCCCCGTGCCCCACTCCCCTCCACCCCTGTCCAGTTGACCTTCACCCGCCTGCCCACATGGTGGATGATCCCTTCCTGCACCCAGCCACCTGGTGGGCCTCGGGCGTGGGCactgaccaggaggaggaggtccGTCTGGACCTGGAGACTCGTTTCTGTCTGACCCACGTGGTGCTGCTGTTCCACTCCCCCAGGCCCGCTGCCATGGCCATGGAGCGCTCGCAGGACTTTGGTCGGACGTGGGAGACGCTCAAGCTGTTTGCACAGAACTGCAGTCTTGCATTTGGTCTTCCTGATGACACCGGTCAGCCTGGCTCGCTGTGTACGTCCCGATACTCCAGTGCCAAGCCGTGCAGCAGGGGAGAG GTAATATTCCGGATTCTGGGCCCTGGTGGATTAGTTGACCCCTACAGTCCAGAGGGCCTTTCCCAGCTGACCCTCACCAACCTCCGCCTCAGACTTCTCAAGGCCCAGACCTGCCCATTATCTGTCGCACCTTccacctcttcttcctccatTGGACTCTCCTACCCTCCTACGGACCtgaatctccccctcctcccttccccccagCCTAGCTCAGAGCCCCCTGCCTCAGCTCCCTTTGCCATTTACACTTTCCTGGCTCGAGGGACCTGTCTCTGTCATGGCCATTCAGAACACTGTTTACACAGTGGCGGACAGGACACACTGAAGGACATG GTGCCTGGCAGGTGCGTGTGCACTCACCACACAGCAGGACAACACTGTGAGAGGTGTGCCCCTCTATACAATGACCGTCCCTGGAGGGCAGCCAACGGCAGCAGTGGGGAGCCACACCCGTGCCACA AGTGTGAGTGTTACGGCCACGCGGCGAGCTGTCACTTCTCCCAGAGGGCGTGGCTGTCCTCAGGGGCCACCAGTGGGGGTGTCTGTGACGAATGCCGACACAACACAGCAGGGCGCAGGTGCCAGCGCTGTCGCCACGGTTACCACCGCCACCCGGCCATGCACCTTGGCTCCTCCCACATCTGCACAC GTTGTTGGTGTGACCCACTGGGCTCATTACCAGCCAGCTCTGGGGAGGAGGGCCCATGGTGCCACCCGAGGAGTGGACAGTGTCACTGCAGACCTGGTGTGGGGGGAACAGGCTGTAGCCACTGTCTCCCTGGGTACTGGGGCTTTGGGGAAGAGGGGTGCAAACCCTGTGCTTGTCCCCAAAACTGTGACCCCCACACTGGGCTTTGTCTTGACAG CTATGCAAATAACCAGGTTTTCAATGTCCCTATGGGGGGAAAGATTCCTGACATGGACCATGCCTTGACCAGTGAGGGCGAGGCAGTGTGGTCAAAGGAACTGGCAGTCTCTGCCATGCACTACACAG GGAAATGCAGCTGTAAGGAGAGAAAGTTGAGGAGTGTCTCGGATCTCTGTAAGACCAAACATGCCTATG TGATCAAAGCCAGTGTGTTGTCTGCTCATGACAAGGGGAGCCACGCAGAGGTACAGGTCAAAGTTCGCAAGGTCCTGCGGTCAGGACAGGTGCCGCTCTCCCATGGCACACACAGTCTCTACCCCATATCCTGGACTATCCGGGGGTGCACCTGCCCCATCCTTAATCCAG GGGTGGAGTACATGCTGGCGGGTCCAGAGGAGGCAGGGACAGGGCGGCTGCTGGTCACCATGCAGAGTGTGGTGGTTCCCTGGACCTCCCAACTGGGGGCCCACATATCAGAGGGCCTAAGGCAGGGCTGCCCCTGA
- the LOC106582921 gene encoding netrin-4 isoform X1, with product MLAINCALILALMQSGTASRCVDHACSPPMGNLASGRSLTSLSGCCGNGSQHSPCPTPLHPCPVDLHPPAHMVDDPFLHPATWWASGVGTDQEEEVRLDLETRFCLTHVVLLFHSPRPAAMAMERSQDFGRTWETLKLFAQNCSLAFGLPDDTGQPGSLCTSRYSSAKPCSRGEVIFRILGPGGLVDPYSPEGLSQLTLTNLRLRLLKAQTCPLSVAPSTSSSSIGLSYPPTDLNLPLLPSPQPSSEPPASAPFAIYTFLARGTCLCHGHSEHCLHSGGQDTLKDMVPGRCVCTHHTAGQHCERCAPLYNDRPWRAANGSSGEPHPCHKCECYGHAASCHFSQRAWLSSGATSGGVCDECRHNTAGRRCQRCRHGYHRHPAMHLGSSHICTRCWCDPLGSLPASSGEEGPWCHPRSGQCHCRPGVGGTGCSHCLPGYWGFGEEGCKPCACPQNCDPHTGLCLDSSYANNQVFNVPMGGKIPDMDHALTSEGEAVWSKELAVSAMHYTGKCSCKERKLRSVSDLCKTKHAYVIKASVLSAHDKGSHAEVQVKVRKVLRSGQVPLSHGTHSLYPISWTIRGCTCPILNPGVEYMLAGPEEAGTGRLLVTMQSVVVPWTSQLGAHISEGLRQGCP from the exons ATGCTGGCGATTAACTGCGCTTTAATTTTAGCGCTCATGCAAAGCGGGACAG CCTCCAGGTGTGTAGACCATGCCTGCAGTCCTCCCATGGGCAACCTGGCCAGTGGCAGGAGCCTCACATCCCTCTCAGGCTGCTGTGGGAATGGGTCCCAACACTCCCCGTGCCCCACTCCCCTCCACCCCTGTCCAGTTGACCTTCACCCGCCTGCCCACATGGTGGATGATCCCTTCCTGCACCCAGCCACCTGGTGGGCCTCGGGCGTGGGCactgaccaggaggaggaggtccGTCTGGACCTGGAGACTCGTTTCTGTCTGACCCACGTGGTGCTGCTGTTCCACTCCCCCAGGCCCGCTGCCATGGCCATGGAGCGCTCGCAGGACTTTGGTCGGACGTGGGAGACGCTCAAGCTGTTTGCACAGAACTGCAGTCTTGCATTTGGTCTTCCTGATGACACCGGTCAGCCTGGCTCGCTGTGTACGTCCCGATACTCCAGTGCCAAGCCGTGCAGCAGGGGAGAG GTAATATTCCGGATTCTGGGCCCTGGTGGATTAGTTGACCCCTACAGTCCAGAGGGCCTTTCCCAGCTGACCCTCACCAACCTCCGCCTCAGACTTCTCAAGGCCCAGACCTGCCCATTATCTGTCGCACCTTccacctcttcttcctccatTGGACTCTCCTACCCTCCTACGGACCtgaatctccccctcctcccttccccccagCCTAGCTCAGAGCCCCCTGCCTCAGCTCCCTTTGCCATTTACACTTTCCTGGCTCGAGGGACCTGTCTCTGTCATGGCCATTCAGAACACTGTTTACACAGTGGCGGACAGGACACACTGAAGGACATG GTGCCTGGCAGGTGCGTGTGCACTCACCACACAGCAGGACAACACTGTGAGAGGTGTGCCCCTCTATACAATGACCGTCCCTGGAGGGCAGCCAACGGCAGCAGTGGGGAGCCACACCCGTGCCACA AGTGTGAGTGTTACGGCCACGCGGCGAGCTGTCACTTCTCCCAGAGGGCGTGGCTGTCCTCAGGGGCCACCAGTGGGGGTGTCTGTGACGAATGCCGACACAACACAGCAGGGCGCAGGTGCCAGCGCTGTCGCCACGGTTACCACCGCCACCCGGCCATGCACCTTGGCTCCTCCCACATCTGCACAC GTTGTTGGTGTGACCCACTGGGCTCATTACCAGCCAGCTCTGGGGAGGAGGGCCCATGGTGCCACCCGAGGAGTGGACAGTGTCACTGCAGACCTGGTGTGGGGGGAACAGGCTGTAGCCACTGTCTCCCTGGGTACTGGGGCTTTGGGGAAGAGGGGTGCAAACCCTGTGCTTGTCCCCAAAACTGTGACCCCCACACTGGGCTTTGTCTTGACAG CAGCTATGCAAATAACCAGGTTTTCAATGTCCCTATGGGGGGAAAGATTCCTGACATGGACCATGCCTTGACCAGTGAGGGCGAGGCAGTGTGGTCAAAGGAACTGGCAGTCTCTGCCATGCACTACACAG GGAAATGCAGCTGTAAGGAGAGAAAGTTGAGGAGTGTCTCGGATCTCTGTAAGACCAAACATGCCTATG TGATCAAAGCCAGTGTGTTGTCTGCTCATGACAAGGGGAGCCACGCAGAGGTACAGGTCAAAGTTCGCAAGGTCCTGCGGTCAGGACAGGTGCCGCTCTCCCATGGCACACACAGTCTCTACCCCATATCCTGGACTATCCGGGGGTGCACCTGCCCCATCCTTAATCCAG GGGTGGAGTACATGCTGGCGGGTCCAGAGGAGGCAGGGACAGGGCGGCTGCTGGTCACCATGCAGAGTGTGGTGGTTCCCTGGACCTCCCAACTGGGGGCCCACATATCAGAGGGCCTAAGGCAGGGCTGCCCCTGA